A window from Bacteroidota bacterium encodes these proteins:
- a CDS encoding M23 family metallopeptidase, producing MKKIKYYYNTHTLRYEKLETPLRVKLLRVFGFVAAALVTAGIISYFAFRFVGSPQEKMLQRRYAVLQDQFEEMNDSLKSIELQMHELEKRDNDVYRAIFEANPIPDSVRAKALEMKQEVEFVESLGGNALVRSINNSLNNLSSRIRMQQASYKEVDELLKTKESILAHTPAIQPVANKDLERIASGFGYRIDPVYKTTKMHAGIDFTAPSGTPIYATADGTVSLAGNVGSGFGNHVIINHGYGYETLYGHMVRVKSRTGQKVKRGEVIGYVGSTGKSTGPHCHYEVHFRGSKIDPIYFFFNDISPEQFDRLVKKAAASNQSFD from the coding sequence ATGAAAAAAATCAAATATTACTACAATACTCATACCCTCCGGTATGAGAAACTCGAAACTCCCCTACGGGTAAAATTGTTGCGGGTATTTGGTTTTGTTGCGGCCGCCTTGGTTACGGCTGGCATTATTTCTTATTTCGCATTCCGGTTTGTGGGTTCGCCGCAGGAGAAAATGCTACAACGGCGATATGCAGTTTTGCAGGACCAGTTTGAAGAAATGAATGACTCCTTAAAATCGATAGAGCTACAGATGCATGAACTGGAGAAAAGAGATAATGATGTATACCGAGCCATTTTTGAGGCCAACCCGATACCAGACAGTGTTCGTGCCAAAGCACTTGAAATGAAACAGGAAGTGGAATTTGTAGAGAGCCTTGGCGGTAATGCGTTGGTACGTTCCATTAATAATTCGCTAAATAACCTCAGTAGCCGCATACGTATGCAGCAGGCATCTTACAAAGAAGTAGATGAACTGCTGAAAACAAAAGAAAGTATTCTTGCCCATACGCCAGCTATACAACCAGTAGCCAATAAAGATCTTGAGCGGATCGCTTCAGGTTTCGGTTACCGGATCGACCCGGTATATAAAACCACGAAGATGCATGCCGGTATCGATTTTACTGCACCCAGCGGCACGCCTATTTATGCTACTGCAGATGGTACTGTTTCTCTTGCGGGCAACGTAGGAAGTGGCTTTGGTAATCATGTCATCATCAATCATGGTTATGGTTATGAAACATTGTATGGTCATATGGTGAGAGTGAAATCAAGAACGGGCCAGAAAGTAAAACGCGGTGAAGTCATTGGTTATGTCGGTAGCACCGGTAAAAGTACAGGCCCGCATTGCCATTATGAAGTGCATTTCCGCGGTTCTAAGATAGACCCCATCTATTTCTTCTTTAATGATATCAGCCCTGAACAGTTCGATCGCTTAGTGAAGAAAGCAGCAGCGAGTAACCAGAGTTTTGACTAG
- a CDS encoding MerR family transcriptional regulator, with amino-acid sequence MEEKKQTQIAFEFEEAPVTVAEEPAPSITKEVKNIENKIIAVAKTVKMHIPSKRGRKALKTSDENADLIRIPEDEILFQKQYYNIGDVAKMFHEKTSLIRYWETEFDILEPRKNRKGDRFFRPIDVKNLKLIYDLLRRRKMTIEGAKTYLKGAGKAEEKYELIQSLEKIKGFLVEMKASL; translated from the coding sequence ATGGAAGAGAAAAAACAAACACAGATTGCTTTTGAGTTTGAAGAGGCACCGGTAACGGTAGCTGAAGAGCCTGCACCATCAATAACAAAAGAGGTAAAAAATATTGAGAACAAAATTATTGCTGTTGCAAAAACTGTGAAAATGCATATACCCTCCAAACGCGGACGCAAAGCCCTGAAAACTTCTGATGAAAATGCTGATCTAATCCGGATACCGGAAGATGAAATTCTTTTTCAAAAACAATATTATAATATCGGTGATGTAGCAAAGATGTTTCATGAAAAGACATCGCTGATCCGTTATTGGGAAACAGAATTTGATATTCTTGAGCCCCGCAAGAATCGTAAAGGCGATCGTTTCTTCCGTCCCATTGATGTAAAAAACCTAAAACTCATTTACGATCTGCTCCGCCGCCGCAAGATGACGATTGAAGGCGCCAAAACTTACCTGAAAGGCGCTGGTAAAGCAGAGGAGAAATATGAGCTGATTCAATCACTGGAAAAGATAAAAGGCTTTTTGGTGGAAATGAAAGCCAGCTTGTAA
- a CDS encoding thioredoxin family protein has protein sequence MMKSVLLSVVVLFIFSAANSQSQLIVYPDSVHAGQKVYKGIITKDDLLKDTSFKWFAANQKWYTPQTAAVEAMKAKKDSVELLVYMGTWCEDSQVIVPQLYKLADITGFDTKKITLIGTDRYKKTLSHLSEALNVHNVPTIIVLKKGKEMGRVIEYGKYGLFDKELAEILNPAQ, from the coding sequence ATGATGAAAAGTGTATTACTTTCTGTAGTTGTGCTATTTATTTTTTCTGCTGCAAATTCCCAATCACAGCTTATCGTTTATCCCGATTCAGTGCATGCAGGTCAGAAAGTTTATAAAGGAATAATTACGAAAGATGATCTGCTGAAGGACACAAGTTTTAAATGGTTTGCTGCTAACCAAAAATGGTACACTCCACAAACTGCAGCTGTAGAAGCAATGAAAGCAAAAAAAGATAGTGTTGAGTTGCTGGTATATATGGGCACCTGGTGCGAAGATTCACAAGTAATCGTACCACAACTCTATAAATTAGCTGATATAACCGGATTTGATACTAAAAAAATAACCCTGATCGGAACTGATCGCTATAAAAAAACATTAAGCCATTTAAGCGAAGCATTGAATGTACATAACGTTCCTACTATTATTGTTCTGAAAAAAGGAAAGGAAATGGGAAGAGTGATCGAGTATGGCAAGTATGGTCTATTTGATAAAGAGCTAGCCGAGATACTCAATCCTGCTCAATAA
- the alaS gene encoding alanine--tRNA ligase, protein MTSSQIRQAFMDFFKSKGHDIVPSAPIVIKNDPTLMFTNAGMNQFKDYFLGNKSAPWKRVADTQKCLRVSGKHNDLEEVGVDTYHHTMFEMLGNWSFGDYFKKEAIAWSWELLTEVYKLDKNRLYVTIFEGDAKEGLPRDEEAFNEWKKWLPEDRILNGNKKDNFWEMGDTGPCGPCTEIHFDSRPNANNDGHSWVNNDETGTVMEIWNNVFIQFNRLKNGTLESLPDKHVDTGMGLERLVKVVQGKTSNYDTDVFTPLIDEIYSISGNRYMENPRSINETNANIAMRVISDHIRAVSCCIADGQMPSNTGAGYVVRRILRRAVRYGYSYLDLKEPFFYKLVFVLAEQLKRVFPELFTQADFITNVIREEETSFYRTLASGIRRFKNYVTYADSPMSGGYIADVSDSEETKNKYISTQREYFKERKNKQIAGKFAFELFDTYGFPIDLTGLMAREEGWTLDMDGFNKALQEQKHRSRAATAVDTEDWVDVNKVDKTSFVGYNDLLVETKVVKYRKVKSKIKEQFQLVLEATPFYAESGGQVGDKGILQFGEEKIEVTDTKKENDLIIHFTDKLPSDISMPVTASVKWEDRLNITYNHSATHLMHAALRQVLGNHVAQKGSLVSPEILRFDFSHFSKMTDDELRKVEILVNEKIRANIPVVIKELPKEEALKSGAMALFGEKYGDRVRVVIIDPSYSIELCGGTHVGHTGMIGFFTILTESAVAAGVRRIEALTGPAAMQYVGEKITQFKHLSELVKSKDPLKAIEKMMEDKLLLEKKVEKLESRQLVIIRNELMQKDEIINGVNFIGDIVEVSNADALKTLCYDLKNHLRDHVAVLCVNIGGKPFVAVGISDTVVAAKNLDAGKIIKEHIAPLIKGGGGGQKTLATAGGQDASNLAQVIAKVKSLL, encoded by the coding sequence ATGACCAGTTCACAGATCAGGCAGGCTTTCATGGATTTTTTTAAATCAAAAGGGCATGATATTGTTCCTTCAGCTCCGATCGTAATCAAGAACGACCCGACGCTGATGTTCACCAATGCAGGTATGAACCAGTTCAAAGATTATTTTCTCGGTAATAAATCAGCACCATGGAAACGTGTTGCTGATACACAAAAATGTTTACGTGTAAGCGGCAAGCATAATGACCTCGAAGAAGTAGGAGTGGACACCTATCATCATACTATGTTTGAGATGCTGGGTAACTGGAGCTTTGGAGATTATTTCAAGAAAGAAGCGATTGCGTGGAGCTGGGAATTACTAACCGAAGTTTATAAGCTGGATAAAAACCGCTTGTATGTAACCATCTTTGAAGGTGATGCAAAAGAAGGTTTACCACGAGATGAAGAAGCATTTAATGAGTGGAAAAAATGGCTCCCTGAAGACAGGATCCTGAACGGAAATAAAAAAGATAATTTTTGGGAAATGGGAGATACAGGTCCTTGCGGTCCCTGTACTGAGATACATTTTGATAGCCGTCCGAATGCAAATAACGATGGCCATTCGTGGGTGAATAATGACGAAACAGGAACGGTGATGGAGATATGGAATAACGTATTCATCCAGTTCAATCGATTAAAAAATGGAACACTTGAATCATTGCCGGACAAGCATGTTGATACGGGAATGGGCTTGGAAAGATTGGTGAAAGTGGTACAGGGAAAGACTTCGAATTATGATACTGATGTGTTTACGCCATTGATAGATGAGATTTATTCGATTAGTGGTAATCGATACATGGAAAACCCAAGAAGTATAAATGAAACGAATGCAAATATTGCAATGCGGGTTATTTCAGATCATATCAGGGCGGTTAGTTGTTGTATTGCAGATGGTCAAATGCCAAGTAATACTGGGGCAGGATACGTTGTTCGAAGAATTTTAAGAAGAGCAGTTCGCTATGGGTATTCTTATCTTGACTTAAAAGAGCCCTTTTTTTATAAGTTAGTTTTTGTTTTAGCAGAACAATTAAAAAGAGTATTTCCCGAATTATTTACACAAGCTGACTTTATTACAAATGTAATAAGGGAGGAAGAAACTTCTTTTTATCGGACCCTAGCCTCTGGAATAAGAAGGTTTAAAAATTATGTTACATATGCTGATTCACCAATGTCTGGTGGATATATAGCTGATGTAAGCGATAGCGAAGAAACAAAAAACAAATACATATCGACTCAAAGGGAATATTTCAAAGAAAGAAAAAATAAACAAATAGCTGGAAAGTTCGCATTCGAACTTTTTGATACATATGGATTTCCAATTGATTTAACTGGCTTAATGGCTAGGGAAGAAGGCTGGACATTAGATATGGATGGCTTCAATAAAGCCCTTCAAGAACAAAAACATCGCAGTCGTGCAGCTACTGCGGTTGATACTGAAGACTGGGTAGATGTAAATAAAGTTGATAAAACATCTTTTGTTGGTTACAATGATTTGTTGGTAGAAACTAAGGTTGTTAAATACCGGAAAGTAAAATCAAAAATAAAAGAGCAATTCCAGCTTGTATTGGAAGCAACACCGTTCTATGCAGAAAGCGGCGGACAGGTTGGTGATAAAGGAATATTGCAATTCGGTGAAGAAAAAATTGAAGTAACTGATACAAAAAAGGAGAATGATCTGATCATTCATTTTACAGATAAACTGCCATCAGATATTTCAATGCCTGTAACAGCTTCTGTTAAATGGGAAGATCGTTTAAATATAACTTATAATCATTCTGCCACTCACCTGATGCATGCAGCATTGCGACAGGTTTTAGGCAATCATGTTGCACAGAAAGGTTCATTGGTTTCTCCTGAAATATTGCGTTTCGATTTTTCGCATTTCTCCAAAATGACCGATGATGAATTGAGAAAAGTTGAGATACTTGTAAATGAAAAGATCAGGGCCAATATCCCGGTTGTCATAAAAGAGTTGCCTAAAGAAGAGGCATTAAAATCCGGTGCAATGGCTTTGTTTGGAGAAAAATATGGTGATAGGGTCCGGGTTGTTATTATTGATCCAAGTTATTCTATTGAGTTATGCGGTGGTACCCATGTTGGTCATACAGGAATGATAGGATTTTTTACCATTCTTACTGAATCAGCGGTAGCTGCTGGCGTTCGCCGTATTGAAGCTTTGACAGGACCAGCTGCTATGCAATATGTTGGTGAGAAAATAACTCAGTTTAAGCATCTTAGTGAATTAGTAAAATCAAAAGATCCTCTGAAAGCGATCGAAAAAATGATGGAGGATAAACTATTGCTGGAAAAGAAAGTTGAAAAACTGGAGAGTCGCCAGTTAGTGATCATTCGGAATGAATTGATGCAAAAAGATGAGATCATTAATGGTGTAAACTTTATCGGTGATATAGTTGAGGTAAGCAATGCTGATGCATTGAAGACACTTTGTTATGATTTAAAGAACCATCTCCGGGATCATGTAGCTGTATTGTGTGTGAACATAGGAGGTAAGCCATTTGTTGCCGTTGGAATTTCTGATACAGTAGTTGCTGCAAAGAATCTTGATGCAGGAAAAATAATTAAAGAGCATATCGCCCCATTAATAAAAGGTGGTGGCGGCGGACAAAAAACACTGGCAACTGCCGGTGGACAGGATGCTTCCAACCTTGCACAAGTGATTGCGAAAGTAAAATCACTTTTATAA